One segment of Verrucomicrobiota bacterium DNA contains the following:
- a CDS encoding DUF3309 domain-containing protein, with the protein MNMILLIVVLLLLFGGGGFYMGGPVYGGGGLGLILVICLIIYFMGGFRGSKR; encoded by the coding sequence ATGAATATGATATTACTCATAGTGGTTTTGCTCCTCCTGTTCGGTGGTGGCGGGTTTTACATGGGTGGCCCGGTTTATGGCGGTGGCGGGCTCGGCCTGATTCTAGTGATCTGCCTGATCATTTATTTCATGGGCGGATTTCGCGGCTCGAAGCGATAG